One window of Amaranthus tricolor cultivar Red isolate AtriRed21 unplaced genomic scaffold, ASM2621246v1 ptg001887l, whole genome shotgun sequence genomic DNA carries:
- the LOC130804972 gene encoding zinc finger BED domain-containing protein RICESLEEPER 2-like, protein MIVNHEYPLAMVDHIGFKRYSNSLNPDFKVISRNTVKADIFREYNEERRLLEKVIARNKSRIAFISDMWTCTNQRKGFLYLPCPHNKYTISKTLVECLKSFNWDEKISTITLDNCTTNDVVVDVLLEKLKPF, encoded by the exons ATGATTGTGAATCATGAGTATCCTCTTGCTATGGTTGATCATATTGGATTTAAGAGATACTCTAATAGTTTGAATCCTGATTTTAAAGTGATCTCAAGAAACACAGTAAAAGCTGATATATTTAGGGAATACAATGAAGAAAGGCGTCTGTTAGAAAAAGTTATAGCGAGGAACAAATCTAGGATTGCTTTCATAAGTGACATGTGGACTTGCACTAATCAAAGAAAAGG GTTTCTTTATTTACCATGCCCACACAACAAGTACACAATAAGCAAGACCTTGGTTGAATGCTTGAAAAGTTTTAATTGGGATGAAAAGATTTCTACCATTACCCTTGATAATTGCACAACAAATGATGTTGTAGTAGATGTTTTGCTTGAGAAACTTAAACCATTCTAA